In Anaerolineales bacterium, one DNA window encodes the following:
- a CDS encoding glycosyltransferase — protein MNITILTYGSRGDIQPFLPLSLGLMERGHKVILAAPSRFQHLVDEHGIPFYPLAGDPEDLSRRLNDAGYNFIKQVRELMGHAVEIGAEMIRQTGEACRDADLIVHTFSHAVGAHTLACEKNIPDIHIQTFPMFTPTGDYPNITMPDLGNRFLNRLTHTLSRQITWLTSRMGFEQVRRRAGLPKRKLFWPFADHPPRLRTPILCAWSSSLLPPSSDWDSRVHVTGYYFFLPNESYSPPAALDEFLQSRDPPVCISFGSMVHKDAGRIDETVREALKQTNVRGIVLSGWGAVKHQSAKDLLYLESAPHDWLLPKCKMIIHHGGAGTTSAGLRAGIPQVIVPFMADQPYWGRRVHAAGAGTKPIPVKSISVERLVKAIAEAESNAFRERAQVIGQRIRGENGVADAVQLIEAYVLEFQSNVDSAIRR, from the coding sequence ATGAACATCACCATCCTCACCTATGGTTCCCGCGGCGATATCCAGCCTTTTCTTCCGTTATCTCTCGGCCTAATGGAGCGCGGGCATAAGGTCATCCTCGCCGCGCCTTCTCGTTTCCAACATCTTGTCGATGAACACGGCATTCCCTTTTATCCATTGGCAGGCGACCCTGAAGACCTAAGTCGCCGCCTCAACGACGCGGGCTATAACTTCATCAAACAAGTGCGCGAATTAATGGGCCATGCTGTTGAAATCGGCGCGGAAATGATCCGCCAAACCGGGGAAGCCTGCAGGGATGCCGATCTCATTGTTCACACCTTTTCTCATGCGGTCGGGGCACATACTCTCGCGTGTGAGAAAAACATTCCCGACATCCACATCCAAACCTTCCCCATGTTCACGCCCACAGGCGATTATCCCAATATCACCATGCCGGATCTGGGAAATCGTTTTCTGAACCGCCTGACGCACACGCTCTCCCGGCAAATCACCTGGCTGACATCAAGGATGGGATTTGAACAAGTCCGCCGCCGGGCGGGACTCCCCAAACGAAAATTGTTCTGGCCCTTCGCTGACCATCCGCCTCGCCTTCGGACCCCGATCCTGTGCGCCTGGTCCTCGAGCCTTCTCCCGCCTTCAAGCGATTGGGACTCGCGCGTGCATGTTACCGGTTATTATTTCTTTTTGCCTAACGAATCCTATTCCCCGCCAGCTGCGCTTGACGAGTTCCTGCAATCAAGAGATCCGCCCGTTTGTATTTCCTTTGGCAGCATGGTACATAAAGATGCAGGACGGATTGATGAAACGGTCCGTGAAGCATTGAAGCAAACCAATGTGCGTGGCATTGTTCTTTCAGGCTGGGGGGCCGTGAAGCATCAGTCAGCGAAGGATTTGCTTTATCTCGAGTCTGCCCCGCATGATTGGCTGCTGCCCAAATGTAAAATGATCATCCATCACGGCGGCGCGGGAACAACGTCCGCCGGGCTGCGCGCGGGGATTCCGCAGGTGATTGTGCCGTTCATGGCGGACCAGCCGTATTGGGGCAGGCGAGTCCATGCGGCAGGGGCGGGAACAAAGCCCATTCCTGTAAAATCCATTTCGGTTGAAAGGCTGGTGAAGGCAATTGCCGAGGCGGAGTCAAATGCATTTCGTGAGCGCGCCCAGGTTATCGGTCAAAGGATACGAGGCGAAAACGGGGTTGCCGACGCGGTGCAGTTGATCGAAGCGTATGTCCTTGAATTCCAGTCAAATGTCGATTCTGCCATCCGAAGATGA
- the rpsU gene encoding 30S ribosomal protein S21, producing MAVVNLRNGESQDSLLKRFRKKVVKSGVLSTVRRKRWFVSKSETRRMEKKKAIRRIKRRTFKDTE from the coding sequence GTGGCAGTTGTAAATTTACGTAATGGTGAGTCCCAGGACTCCCTGCTCAAACGCTTTCGCAAGAAGGTTGTCAAGAGTGGTGTGTTAAGCACTGTTCGCCGCAAACGTTGGTTTGTCTCAAAAAGCGAAACCCGCCGGATGGAAAAAAAGAAGGCAATCCGCCGCATCAAACGGCGCACCTTCAAGGATACTGAATAG
- the infA gene encoding translation initiation factor IF-1, whose translation MTKEEGKIKVDGLVIEALPGTQFRVRLDNGHEVLAYLSGKMRKHYIRILLGDRVSLEMSPYDMARGRITFRQRKQAPVTPAE comes from the coding sequence ATGACAAAAGAAGAAGGCAAAATCAAGGTGGATGGCCTGGTGATCGAAGCGTTGCCGGGCACCCAGTTCCGCGTACGGCTGGATAACGGCCACGAGGTGCTGGCCTATCTCTCCGGCAAGATGCGCAAGCATTACATCCGCATTTTGCTGGGTGACCGTGTTTCGCTGGAAATGTCACCCTACGACATGGCGCGTGGACGCATCACGTTTCGCCAACGCAAGCAAGCCCCTGTTACTCCTGCTGAATAA
- a CDS encoding dihydroorotate dehydrogenase-like protein: MTNLSTTYLGLKLQNPLVASASPLSKSLEKARKLEEAGISAIVMYSLFEEQIIHESLELDHYLTRGSDSFAEAQTYLPDGGMYGISPEKYLTQLTALKKSLHIPVIGSLNGVSKGGWTSYAKHMEDAGADALELNLYYLATDPDLKSEDLEEAQVDLVADIRATIKIPLAVKLSPYVTSLPNFVRRLVDAGANGLVLFNRFYQPDFDLDELDIIHNLDLSTSADLRLPLRWISILYGKVNADFALTSGVHTAADVIKSMMAGAKVAMTASNLLQRGEQAVGPLLNDLETWMKEREYESIEQMQGSMSQKNVREPAAFERANYMRVLGSWRELP, from the coding sequence ATGACGAATCTTTCCACGACCTATCTGGGTCTGAAATTACAGAACCCGCTCGTCGCTTCGGCATCCCCCCTCTCAAAGAGCCTCGAGAAGGCGAGGAAACTGGAGGAGGCCGGGATCTCCGCCATCGTGATGTATTCCCTCTTCGAGGAGCAGATCATCCACGAATCGCTCGAACTGGACCACTACCTGACCCGCGGTTCCGACTCATTCGCCGAAGCCCAAACCTATCTCCCGGATGGCGGCATGTACGGCATCAGCCCGGAGAAGTATCTCACCCAACTCACGGCGCTCAAAAAGTCCCTCCATATACCCGTCATCGGCAGTTTGAACGGCGTCTCAAAAGGCGGCTGGACGAGTTATGCCAAACACATGGAGGATGCAGGCGCGGATGCACTGGAACTCAACCTATATTATCTGGCCACCGACCCGGACTTAAAAAGCGAGGATCTGGAAGAGGCCCAGGTTGACCTCGTGGCAGATATCCGCGCGACGATCAAGATTCCGCTGGCGGTAAAACTCAGCCCCTATGTCACATCCCTGCCCAATTTCGTGCGGAGGCTTGTCGATGCGGGCGCAAACGGACTTGTGTTGTTCAACCGCTTTTACCAGCCTGATTTTGACCTGGATGAACTGGATATCATCCACAACCTGGACTTGAGCACCTCTGCAGATTTACGGTTACCCCTGCGCTGGATCTCGATCTTATACGGCAAGGTCAATGCGGATTTCGCGCTCACAAGCGGCGTGCATACTGCGGCAGACGTCATCAAGTCCATGATGGCGGGGGCAAAGGTGGCGATGACAGCCTCGAATCTGCTCCAGCGCGGCGAGCAGGCTGTCGGTCCGCTTTTGAACGATCTGGAGACATGGATGAAGGAACGTGAGTATGAATCCATTGAACAGATGCAGGGCAGCATGAGTCAGAAGAATGTCCGTGAACCTGCGGCGTTCGAACGAGCCAACTATATGAGGGTATTGGGTTCATGGCGTGAACTGCCGTAA
- the nifJ gene encoding pyruvate:ferredoxin (flavodoxin) oxidoreductase, translating to MNKNVVTIDGNEATASVAHRLSEVIAIYPITPSSAMGEFADEWTSKGKKNLWGTIPAVIEMQSEGGAAGAVHGALQTGALTTTFTASQGLLLMIPNMYKIAGELTSTVFHVAARSLAAQGLSIFGDHQDVMAVRQTGWALLGSGSVQEAHDFAAISQTATLKSRIPFLHFFDGFRTSHEVAKIFQLTDDELRLLLDEDLIRAHRARGLNPEHPVLRGTAQNPDVYFQARETVNPFYAETPAIVQEMMDKFAKVTGRHYNLFDYAGHPKAERIVIIMGSGGETAEATVNYMAEKGEKVGVMRVRLYRPFSVDHFIKALPKSVKSITVLDRTKEPGSMGEPLYLDIVNALVEGKRDGVKVIGGRYGLSSKEFTPAMVKATLDELNKPEPKNHFTVGINDDVSHTSLEVDASFSIEHPETVRCVFFGLGSDGTVGANKNSIKIIGEETDNFAQGYFVYDSKKSGQMTISHLRFGPKPILAPYLIEPNQANFVACHQFSFLERFDMLKYAAEGAVFLLNSLSDRDEVWDTLPQEVQSAIIKKKLKFHVINGYEVAEKTGMGQRVNTIMQTAFFAISGVLPRGQAIEEIKRAIEKTYGKRGEAVVKKNFEAVDATIANLHEVKVPAKVTSKLTRRAAVPGEAPEFVKNVLAPMISFDGDNLPVSAMPVDGTYPLGTTQWEKRNIALHIPVWEADLCIQCGKCVMVCPHAVIRHKVYDEKLIANAPKTFKHTQSKFKEFSEGMAYTLQVAPEDCTGCTLCVEVCPVKDKRAVGRRAINMEPQPPLRESEAENWDFFMSIPDLDRKLFNPSTIKNSQLLRPLFEFSGACAGCGETPYVKLVSQLFGDRSVIANATGCSSIYGGNLPTTPWAVDAKGRGPAWSNSLFEDNAEFGLGMRLTIDKQNEYALELLNSFEKELGADLVNAIANADQSDETGFQTQRERVEELKKKLAKSSDTRAKDLVSVADSLVRKSVWIIGGDGWAYDIGYGGLDHVLASGRNVNILVLDTEVYSNTGGQASKATPRAAVAKFAMGGKGMPKKDLGLIAMSYGYVYVARIAMGANDQQTLKAILEAEAYDGPSLIIAYSHCIAHGYDMAKGLEQQKLAVQSGHWPMYRYDPRLMEQGQNPLVIESKEPSIPISQYAYNETRYKMLTQMDESRAEQLMKEAQQDAKARWTLYQQMASMHYGKDNGSEENKS from the coding sequence ATGAATAAAAATGTCGTTACGATCGACGGCAACGAAGCCACAGCCTCCGTTGCCCATCGACTCAGCGAGGTGATCGCCATTTACCCAATCACCCCCTCCTCCGCCATGGGCGAATTCGCGGATGAATGGACCTCCAAGGGAAAAAAGAACCTTTGGGGCACGATCCCTGCAGTGATCGAGATGCAGTCTGAAGGCGGTGCGGCTGGCGCGGTCCACGGCGCGCTGCAGACAGGCGCGCTCACCACCACCTTCACCGCCTCGCAGGGTTTATTGTTGATGATCCCCAACATGTACAAGATCGCGGGGGAGCTCACCAGTACCGTCTTCCATGTTGCGGCCCGCTCTCTGGCTGCGCAGGGTCTTTCCATCTTCGGCGACCATCAGGATGTAATGGCTGTCCGCCAAACAGGCTGGGCTTTGCTCGGCTCCGGTTCGGTGCAGGAGGCGCACGATTTCGCCGCCATCTCCCAGACCGCCACCCTCAAATCACGCATCCCCTTCCTGCATTTCTTTGATGGATTCAGGACTTCGCACGAGGTCGCCAAGATCTTCCAACTGACAGATGACGAACTGCGCCTCCTGCTTGACGAGGACCTGATTCGTGCCCATCGCGCACGCGGACTCAACCCCGAACATCCCGTTCTGCGCGGCACCGCCCAGAATCCTGATGTCTACTTCCAGGCGCGGGAGACGGTCAACCCATTCTATGCGGAAACCCCCGCCATCGTGCAGGAAATGATGGACAAGTTTGCGAAAGTCACCGGCAGGCACTACAACCTGTTCGATTACGCGGGCCACCCCAAGGCGGAGCGTATTGTAATTATCATGGGTTCCGGCGGCGAGACAGCCGAAGCGACCGTCAATTACATGGCAGAAAAAGGCGAGAAGGTTGGTGTGATGCGTGTACGGTTGTACCGTCCCTTCTCTGTGGATCATTTCATAAAAGCACTGCCCAAATCGGTCAAAAGCATCACCGTTCTGGACCGCACCAAGGAACCCGGCTCCATGGGCGAGCCGCTTTATCTGGATATCGTGAATGCGCTGGTCGAGGGAAAGCGTGACGGGGTGAAAGTCATTGGCGGGCGCTATGGACTTTCCTCCAAGGAATTCACCCCTGCCATGGTCAAAGCCACACTGGATGAATTGAACAAGCCCGAACCCAAGAATCATTTCACCGTCGGGATCAACGACGATGTCTCCCATACCAGTCTCGAAGTGGACGCCTCCTTCTCCATTGAGCATCCCGAAACTGTGCGCTGCGTGTTCTTCGGTCTCGGCTCGGACGGCACCGTGGGCGCGAACAAGAACTCGATCAAGATCATCGGTGAAGAGACCGATAATTTTGCACAGGGCTATTTTGTGTACGACTCGAAGAAATCAGGCCAGATGACCATCTCCCACCTGCGCTTTGGTCCTAAACCGATCCTGGCCCCCTATCTCATCGAGCCAAATCAGGCGAATTTCGTGGCCTGCCACCAATTCAGTTTCCTTGAAAGATTTGACATGTTGAAATATGCCGCGGAAGGCGCGGTCTTCCTGCTCAACAGCCTGTCAGACAGGGATGAGGTCTGGGACACATTACCGCAGGAAGTGCAATCCGCAATCATCAAGAAGAAGCTCAAGTTCCATGTCATCAACGGCTACGAAGTGGCGGAAAAGACAGGTATGGGACAGCGCGTCAACACCATCATGCAGACGGCGTTCTTCGCCATCTCCGGCGTGCTGCCTCGCGGGCAGGCCATTGAAGAGATCAAGCGCGCCATCGAAAAGACCTACGGCAAACGCGGTGAAGCCGTGGTAAAAAAGAATTTCGAGGCGGTCGATGCAACCATTGCGAATCTTCATGAGGTCAAGGTCCCGGCGAAGGTAACGTCGAAGTTGACGCGTCGTGCCGCGGTCCCGGGTGAAGCGCCGGAGTTCGTCAAAAATGTGCTGGCACCAATGATCAGCTTCGATGGTGATAATCTGCCCGTCTCCGCCATGCCTGTGGACGGGACGTATCCGCTTGGCACCACACAATGGGAAAAGCGCAATATTGCGCTCCATATTCCCGTGTGGGAGGCGGATTTGTGCATCCAATGCGGCAAATGTGTAATGGTCTGTCCGCACGCGGTCATTCGGCACAAAGTTTATGATGAAAAATTGATCGCAAATGCACCAAAAACATTCAAGCACACACAGTCCAAGTTCAAGGAATTCTCCGAAGGCATGGCATACACGTTACAGGTTGCGCCCGAGGATTGCACGGGTTGCACCCTGTGTGTGGAAGTCTGCCCTGTGAAGGATAAGCGCGCCGTCGGGCGGCGCGCCATCAACATGGAACCCCAGCCGCCCCTGCGTGAAAGCGAAGCGGAGAACTGGGATTTCTTCATGAGCATTCCAGACCTTGACCGCAAATTGTTCAATCCTTCGACGATCAAAAATTCACAACTGCTGCGACCGTTATTTGAGTTCAGCGGTGCGTGTGCGGGATGCGGCGAAACGCCGTATGTAAAATTGGTCTCGCAGCTCTTTGGTGACCGCTCCGTGATAGCAAATGCAACAGGCTGTTCCTCCATTTATGGCGGAAACCTCCCCACCACACCCTGGGCTGTGGACGCAAAGGGACGCGGGCCGGCATGGTCGAACTCGCTGTTTGAAGACAATGCGGAATTCGGCCTGGGCATGCGCCTGACCATCGACAAGCAAAATGAATACGCGCTTGAACTGCTCAACAGCTTTGAGAAGGAGCTTGGCGCGGACCTGGTGAATGCAATTGCAAACGCAGATCAGAGTGATGAAACGGGCTTTCAGACACAGCGCGAACGCGTGGAAGAATTAAAGAAGAAACTCGCAAAATCCAGCGATACCCGTGCAAAGGACCTGGTCAGCGTGGCGGACAGCCTCGTCAGGAAATCCGTGTGGATCATCGGCGGCGACGGCTGGGCATACGACATCGGCTACGGCGGTTTGGATCATGTGCTGGCAAGCGGCAGGAATGTCAATATTCTGGTGCTGGATACGGAGGTGTATTCCAACACCGGCGGACAGGCGAGCAAAGCCACCCCGCGCGCGGCAGTCGCCAAATTCGCCATGGGCGGCAAGGGCATGCCGAAGAAGGACCTCGGCCTGATTGCCATGTCCTACGGCTATGTTTATGTTGCGCGCATCGCCATGGGTGCGAACGACCAGCAAACGCTGAAAGCCATACTCGAAGCCGAAGCGTATGACGGACCTTCGCTCATCATCGCCTACAGCCACTGTATTGCGCACGGGTACGACATGGCCAAGGGTCTCGAACAGCAAAAGCTTGCGGTGCAATCCGGTCACTGGCCGATGTATCGCTACGATCCGCGCCTTATGGAGCAGGGACAAAATCCGCTGGTGATCGAATCCAAGGAACCCAGCATTCCGATCTCACAATATGCTTATAATGAGACCCGCTACAAGATGCTCACACAAATGGATGAATCCCGCGCGGAACAATTGATGAAGGAAGCCCAGCAGGATGCCAAGGCGCGCTGGACCCTGTACCAGCAAATGGCGTCCATGCACTATGGAAAAGACAACGGCAGCGAGGAGAACAAATCATGA
- a CDS encoding DMT family transporter yields MQATRKNKKHLAAVSTAVFVTMLWSTSWVLIKIGLKADLPPITFAGLRYTLAFSSMLPLVLFNKEHIQTVGGLSRFQWGELVLLGVVYYTLAQGAQFVGLALLPASTLTLLLNFSPILVALYSMFNMHERTSLLQWGGIFLSIAGALAYFFPLSVNGVLLSGLLAAFVGVTANSAASILGRKINSQNGLHPILVTTISMGVGGVLMLVSGLATQGVGVLTLQQWGIIGWMAVVNTAFAFTLWNKSLQTLTAVESSIINGTMLPQIAILAWVFLDEPLGSRQIIGLCLVGAGVLIVQVWRYLPAFKKV; encoded by the coding sequence ATGCAGGCAACCAGGAAAAACAAAAAACATCTTGCTGCGGTTTCGACAGCCGTATTCGTAACCATGCTATGGTCAACTTCCTGGGTGCTGATCAAGATCGGGCTGAAAGCCGACCTGCCGCCCATTACATTTGCTGGATTAAGATACACGCTTGCATTTTCATCCATGCTTCCGCTGGTACTTTTCAATAAGGAACACATCCAAACCGTAGGCGGTCTTTCCAGATTTCAATGGGGGGAATTGGTCCTTCTCGGTGTGGTGTATTACACCCTGGCGCAGGGTGCACAATTTGTGGGACTTGCCCTGTTGCCCGCCTCCACGTTGACCTTGCTCTTGAACTTCTCCCCCATCCTTGTCGCACTTTACAGCATGTTCAACATGCACGAGCGGACCTCCCTCCTGCAATGGGGCGGGATATTTCTCTCCATCGCGGGCGCGCTAGCCTACTTTTTTCCGCTCTCTGTCAATGGCGTACTTCTTTCTGGTTTACTTGCGGCATTCGTCGGGGTAACGGCAAACTCAGCGGCATCCATCCTAGGAAGAAAGATCAACTCACAGAATGGACTGCATCCCATTTTGGTCACCACCATCAGTATGGGAGTCGGAGGCGTCTTAATGTTGGTCAGCGGACTTGCCACGCAGGGCGTCGGCGTGCTCACCTTGCAGCAGTGGGGCATCATCGGCTGGATGGCAGTGGTCAATACCGCCTTCGCCTTCACGCTGTGGAACAAATCGCTGCAAACATTAACTGCCGTCGAATCCAGCATCATCAACGGGACGATGCTTCCGCAGATCGCGATCCTGGCATGGGTGTTTTTGGATGAGCCGCTTGGGAGCAGGCAAATCATCGGACTTTGCCTGGTCGGGGCGGGAGTGTTAATCGTTCAGGTTTGGCGGTATTTGCCAGCCTTCAAAAAGGTGTAA
- a CDS encoding NUDIX hydrolase: MPFELLHSETLLKGRAFTIRRDHMKTPDGRETKFDIVEHGGSVIIIPIDGEGNLLFVRQYRHAAGMDLLELPAGTRDGNEPFEECAAREIREETGMQAGTLRKVGEFYLAPGYSTEFMGVFLATDLKHNPLKADDDEFLSIEKISVKEAIAMAEHGEMPDAKSLAALLLARPYLVEYMKS, from the coding sequence ATGCCATTTGAATTGCTTCATTCTGAAACCCTATTAAAGGGACGCGCCTTCACCATCCGCCGCGACCATATGAAAACACCCGACGGACGCGAGACAAAATTTGACATCGTGGAGCACGGCGGCTCGGTCATCATCATCCCGATTGACGGTGAAGGCAACCTGCTCTTTGTGCGTCAATACCGCCATGCGGCGGGCATGGATCTGCTCGAACTGCCGGCCGGTACACGTGACGGCAACGAGCCGTTTGAAGAATGCGCGGCAAGAGAGATCCGCGAAGAGACGGGCATGCAGGCTGGCACACTCAGGAAAGTCGGTGAGTTTTATCTCGCGCCCGGATATTCCACGGAATTCATGGGAGTGTTTCTGGCAACAGACTTGAAGCACAATCCGCTTAAAGCGGATGACGACGAGTTTTTGTCCATTGAAAAAATATCCGTGAAAGAGGCCATTGCCATGGCGGAGCACGGCGAGATGCCGGATGCCAAATCCCTGGCGGCGTTGCTGCTGGCGAGGCCGTATCTGGTCGAATACATGAAATCATGA
- a CDS encoding LysM peptidoglycan-binding domain-containing protein — protein MNKKQRGLLAVFILVVSTMLVSSCTQSLSSAPAATPTLLPEGLFVSPFPSVENPMAMIEEFAKQTAAAQTSAAGGDPAAEGTEVTPDANENESETPTPDLISTPTNAEPGAAAAADTAIPAATSIPGVRPATYTLQKGEFPYCIARRFNVDPATLLSLSGLTSAQANSLVTGTVLTIPQSGNFPGNRALAPHPTTYTVLSGDETVYGVACKFGDVDPAVIAAENSIAISAKLTAGQQLRIP, from the coding sequence ATGAATAAAAAACAACGCGGTTTGCTGGCAGTCTTCATTCTTGTGGTATCAACCATGTTGGTCTCTTCCTGCACGCAGTCCCTGTCTTCCGCACCTGCTGCAACGCCGACCTTACTGCCGGAGGGGTTATTTGTTTCACCCTTCCCCTCTGTTGAAAACCCGATGGCCATGATCGAGGAGTTTGCAAAACAGACTGCCGCAGCACAGACTTCGGCGGCGGGCGGCGACCCGGCCGCGGAAGGTACAGAGGTTACTCCAGATGCCAATGAAAATGAAAGTGAAACGCCAACACCTGACCTGATCAGCACGCCCACCAATGCGGAACCTGGCGCTGCAGCCGCGGCTGATACCGCCATCCCCGCCGCGACATCCATTCCCGGTGTGCGTCCCGCGACCTATACCCTGCAAAAAGGCGAGTTCCCATACTGCATTGCACGCCGTTTCAATGTGGACCCTGCTACGCTGCTTTCACTCAGCGGCCTGACCAGCGCACAGGCAAACAGTCTGGTAACTGGAACGGTCTTAACGATCCCGCAAAGCGGGAACTTCCCTGGAAATCGAGCCCTCGCCCCGCATCCCACCACGTATACGGTCCTTTCCGGGGATGAAACCGTTTATGGGGTGGCCTGTAAATTCGGTGATGTGGACCCGGCCGTCATCGCCGCGGAAAACAGCATTGCTATCTCTGCGAAATTGACCGCCGGGCAGCAGCTGCGAATACCGTAG